GGCAATTGTGATGTCGTCCGTGATGAGTAACACCGCAACTGCAAACCTGCTCTTGCCGATCGTTATGGGTTTGGCCGTCTCCAGCGTCACGCCCGTTATGATTGGTGTGGCTTTTGCCTGCTCGTTGGCAATGCCGCTGCCTATTTCGACTCCCCCGAACGCAATTGCGTTTGGAACTGGCGAGTTGAAAACAATCGACATGCTCAAACCTGGCTTGGTGATCGCGGTCGTCGGAGCGATGCTGGCATTTTCAACAGGCTATTGGTGGTGGGACATCGTTGGTTTGTTCTAAATTATTGTGTCGCATGAGTTGACCGTTCAATAAGAGAGGCTATTGCAATGGAAGTTCACATTCAGAAATGTCAGGAGTGCCAGTCCACGGATGTATGCAATATGCTCGTGAGTGAACCAGGTCAGCCGCAAACCGTTTATGTAAAGTGCGCTTCCTGTGGCCAACTGGTCGCACGTTTCCTGTTGAGTGACTACTACCATCATGGCAAGGGAATTGAATCGTGGCTGCGATCTCTGGGGCCAGCCGCGTTCGAGAGTGGTCGAGATTTCCACGATGAATTTAGTCGAGTCCAAACAGCCGCCCTGGCAGGCTTCGAGGCAGCGTGTCGACGACTTGAGGAGCAGGAGCAAGTTGAACCGCCGTAGAGTGGCCAGTTTCAACAATGGCGATGTCAAAAAACATCTCAGAGAAACTCAAGGACTTCGATTTTCCGAGACCAAATGCTATACACCGGCTCGTTGAAATTACGTTCTGATGCCTCATATATTTGCGAGTGCATTTTCGGTTGAACACTCTACTGCGTGTGATCGGTTCGCTTCCCCCAGGAATGACACCGGCCATAAGACTCAGACTGTTCCTTGACGATCCCAGTCCTTGCCCCGAGCCAGGCGCTGGCTTCCTTCAAAGGCTCTTGAGGGACCGTTGTGTAGTGGATTTCGGCCACAGTTTGCGGTGCGTGATCAAGAATCAAACGCTTCAGTTGCTGGTCTGTATTGCTTGCAACAATGGTTTACCGTCGACATCAGGGTATTTGAGTCCCAGTAGTTTCGCGATCGTGGGAGCGATCACGGTATTGTCCACAGTTGGAAGCTTTATTCCTGTTCGAATGCCAGCACCAGACAGGATGCACATGGCATTCATCTTCGGAAGTTTTGCCAGAAACCCATGTGAGCCCAGAGACGTTCGCGCTTCTTCATATGTGGTGACAAGCGTATCTCCCGTCACGGAATCTGAGACTGCATATCCATCTTTCGCGATTAAAATGGCGTCGGGTACCTGGTTGTATTCACGCGGGTGCGGGAATCCGACTTCTTCAAAGCGATCTGGCAAGAGAACATCGGCGACACCTTCCTGCCCTGAGAACATCTTCTTGAAATCAGCAGAAGTCCGAGCAGCTTCAGCTGGATTAGTGCAGTACACGAGACCAATGCCACCTTCCGGAATGACATGTACCTGTGCCTGCGTCAGCTTTCCCCCCTCGACCTTCAATAAACCTGCCTGTCGCAGTAAAATGTTCGGCCGAATCGCTTTGGGTGTGAGGGTGAAACCGTGATCAGACACCAGGATAACCGTCGTCTTATCACGAATTCCAGCGTCATCGATCGCGTCTATAATTCGAGAGACACACATGTCAGCATACGCATTGGCAGTGTAGCCTTCTTGTGACTGTGCTCCCCGCTTGTGATGTGTCGCATCATTGTTCAGAAGATGGACAAGCATGAGATGTGGTTTACGTTCACAAATTAAATGACACGCTGCTTCAGTCCAGACATAATCCAACCCGACAATGCTGGCTTTACGAAAAGAGGTGTGCGTCTCGTCCTTCAAGAGGCCCTTTTCAATCAGTTCTGTTCGCAACCGTGGTGTCGTGTAATCAAGGGCCTCAGGAACATCAGGAAACTGGTCATCAAACGACTTCGAATTGCGAGTACACGGCCAGTTCACTTCAGCAGTTCTAAGCCCTGCAGCATGAGCCACATCCACTACGGTGGGAACTTTTACAAGCTCACTCTGGTCACGATGTGAATCAATCTTTACCGGTACTCCAATCCCACCACGCATGAGAACCCCATTTGCAAGTACACCATGTCGACCGGGTTTCATGCCTGTCACCAAAGTTGTGTGGTTGGGCCAGGTTACAGAAGGGTCAGAAACTTTCATTCCGCCATCAACGATACAGCCTTCGCGCGCGAGTCGACGAATTGTTGGCAACGGAACTTTAGGATCATCAACAAGATAGGCTGCTAACCCGTCAATGCTGATGACAACCACGTGATGTTGACCATCGGCTGCTTGTGCCACGGTCAGAGTGTTTAGACAGACCAGGGCAACAACAATTAGACAGTAGAACTGACAATAACTATTACGCATGCAAGCTTTCTCCCCAGGGATTGATCCATTAAAAATCATTTTAACAAATCAACCATCCGAGTCTAAAGTAATTCCAAAAGATCCAGCGAACCACAAAGGCGTCCTGTCACGTCTCCAGGAATGACAATATTCACAAGACTAAGAGTTCTGTCGTAACCCGGTCCGTTCGCTATGCTGAGCACACTAGGAAATTTATCTCCTGGAAGCCAGGCTCTATGAAGACCTGCAAACTGAAGAAGTCGCAGTCTGAAGCCGCCTTAAAGATTACTCAGAATTGACTTTGAACATATGATTGTGTACTATTACGTCTTCCTGATCGATGACTTTTTGGGCTTTGAAGATGTATTTATGGCTGCATATGTTCAGGATAAGTTTTGAGTGAAGCGAAAGACGAAGTAATGACTGAAGGTACTATTAAGAGAGTAGTTGACAAAGGGTTTGGATTCATTGATAACGGAACTGGAACAGATATGTTCTTCCACATGTCAAATCTTGAAGGAATCCAGTTCGATGATCTTCAAGAAGGTCAACGTGTTGAGTACACTGAAGGACAAGGTCCTAAGGGCCCACGTGCTGAGAACGTTCGAGCTATCTGAGCTCCAACCCCATGATGAAGTCTGACTGGGGTTGTCGTCAATGACCTGCAATGCCTTATCAGAGTGATCACAGAAGCCGGTGAGAAATCGTCGGCTTTTTTTATGCGCCTCGACTTCCTGCTGATCAACATGAGTTTTGTTATCGGGTTAACAGGCGGGCAATCTTCGTCTTCTGAAAAAGAGACTCATGTTTAAACGGAACTGCCTAAACGTCTTTCTATCCCTCACAGTGCTGCTGTTGTATGCCGCACAATCAAAATGCGAAGCCGGAAACGATGCTGGCACAGCCATCCCCGCCGCTTACGGTGTGCGATGGAAACTCATCGAAGACGAAGTGAAAGACTATCTCGCCCCCTGCGAACGGATCGGATTAGCAAAAGACCTCAAGGCGACCGACTTCGATGAAATCCCACCCTTCAGCCAAATGCGGCTGTGTAATGTCCTGCAGTGGGAAGAGGGGGAGGCCACGATGACTTATGCTGACGAACCCGGTTTCTCGCTGACGGGCAGCAATGGGAATGTCTTCGTGGAAATCCCCCGGCACTATGCAAGGCGATATGTGAAGGACGGGTATGAATACCGTTTTGTCAGTGATAAGCCACTACCCGGATTTGTTGTTGATCCAGCCTTCGTAGAAGACGGTCGGGAACTGCCGGCGATCTATGTCAGCGCCTACGAAGCCCACGTGCGCGACGGCAAGATGCTGAGTATCTCGGGCGTCTACCCGACCGCAGATGGCACGCGACCCGAATACCGTAGCTTTGCGCGGGCCAACGGGCCAGGCTATGGAATTCTCGATCTCCGCACGTTGAATCTGCTGCAGAATCTGTTCCTGGTGGAACAGGCCACTCGCGACAGTCAGGCAGCGGTGGGCGGCGGCTGGGGAAAAATCCTGCAACCCTCGCGCGGCGCACGTCTGCGATGTGCGCTGGCAGAGCAAAATACCAACCGGTTTATTGTCAGCAACTGGAGTTCGTATCACTCCCAAAAACTGTTCGTTGGGTCCGCAATTCAAATGGTGGACTGGAATGATCAGCATACGGTGCTGGCGAACGAACGCACCATCGTGCGTGTGGAGGCCGATACGCCGCGTGATGGAATGACTTCGATCTACTTCGATGGAACGCCGCTCGACACGACCACGAACATGATGCTTGGCGGTGCTGCTCAGAAAACCGGTTGGGCCGACAGCCTGCAGGCACCCTCGGACCACACGCCACCCAACGGCGACGGAGCAGACGCCAGTTATCGCTGTGCAGTAAGATACCGCTACATGGAGAACCTGTGGGGCAATGTCTGGCATTTTATTGACGGGCTGAACTTCAAAAACGGCCAGGCGTACGTCTGCGACAACATGCGTGATTACGCCAGCGACGTGACCAGCGGCGCATATCGGCCGACCGGCATCACCCAGGAGATCCAGACCGACAACGGCACCGTCGGCGGCGATCGCGAGCGGAACTACATGAAGAACCTGACCTTCAATCCGGCTCATCCCCTGCTGGCACTTCCCCTGGATTACGTTAATCAAGGCGTGGAGTCGGTGCCGCACGCACAAAAAACTCCGCGTCTCGGCAGTGACACGCTGCGGCATAATAACTTCGGTGACTACTACTATCTCAGCAAAAGCGCAACCTGTTACGTGCACGGCGGCGGATTCGACCACTACTGGCGCTGCGGATTATTCACACTCCGCGGCTGGCAGACAGACACCAGACGCTGGTATCTCTACGGTGCTCGCATGATTTATAAGCCGCTCTGAGTATCAGTTAGACCGACCAGGATGATGTTTTCCAAAATCAAGTACGAGTCTGAATGAATTGAGACTTGGCACCTTTGTTGAATCCTTCACACAATGTTCGCAAAGTGCTCATTGAGTTCTCGTTCATCTTTGTGCGCTCAGGTCCAATTCGGAGAGTATAGGCAATGACTTAAACCAGGCGCCCACAATTTCTGGGGAACTTTACCCGGCGTTCAATCTCCAGATCGTGAAGTTTAACACGCTGGCGAAGCTGACCCAGGCCAGATACGGCACCATCAGCCAGCCGGCTGCTCTTGAACATCGAAAGAATGTAACAGTCGTTGCAATAATAGCAAGCCAGAGGATTACGATCTCCGCGAACGCCCAGCTAGGTTCATGCATGCCGAAGAAGATCCATGACCAGGCGACGTTCAAGCTGAGTTGCCCTGCGAACAGCGTGAGAGGCATCCTCGCAGCCTTTAACCCTTCCGGTTTCCAGACTATCCAGGCTGCGATCGCCATCATCACGAAAAGCGTAGTCCATACTGGGCCAAAAACAGAGTCCGGTGGATTCCACATCGGCTTCTCGATGGTCTTGTACCAGCCCTCGATCTCGGGCGTGGTTGCGATGGCTCCCAGACCGCCCGCTCCCAGACAGATAACGATAAAGACCACAAGGCCGGTCCAGCGAGCGCGTTCGGTCATACTGTTTCCTCCCTTTTGGGATCGAGGTATTGCGATTGATTCACGTGGCAATCCTATTGAAAATGAGAGGATGCTCGCTCAAAGCCGGCCTGCAAGTCGGAGAACGCCTTCTCTGCGCTGCTTTTGAGATCTTCCCAAGCTTGTTCCCCCGCGGATTGCAGCTCGTCCAGCTTACTCTGGGCTTCGTTCCGCTGTTGACGTAACTCGTTCAGGCGTCTCTCGTAGCTGATTTTCGTGTCGGCCTCTGCCTCTCGGGCTTTGGCCTCCCACTGATCCAGCTTAGCGTTCCATTCGTCTATTTGGGCTTTGAGTTTCTCCACATAGGCGTCACGGGACATCTTTCTCCTCCAGTCGATTTATGTAAATTAACGATACCTCTGCTCATTCTAGTCATTTACCGAGATTAATCGAGTCAACCGCGGGGGCGCTGGTGTGAGCACCATGCCAGCGAATCAACAGAGCAATTGCCTGGTTATTACAACAAAGCGACCTGAATCCCGTCCTGAAGTGGAATACAGCAGACTGGGATGAAATCCCGGCTGATTTTGGACGGAAGTTATACTTGCTGGCGTGCTGGAATAAACCGGTGTCGAACCACAAGCTGAACGAACCAGCAGAGGAAAAGCTCACAAGCATTACGATTTGGCCAGATGATTTCGGTGACCTCGTCAAACTCGCTGGAAATTCTCTTCCTGCCGAATCTGCTCTACTTCATTTTGCCGGTTTCAGGGAGATTGGCGGCGTAAGTGAGGTCTGCTCGTCCCGCAAAGCTTTGACGTCAATCGGATCGTCGGTCGTCCACTGGCTGACTTCCGGTTGATGTACCATCGCGAACGAGGTCTGCAGCGGGTAATTGCAGATGCAGCCGGTCGAGAAACAGGGCACGCTCAACAGGCCGTCAGCGGCGACCAGGCTGTTGCTGCAGCCCGATCTGAGGTTCCGCAGACTGAACTCTTTGTTTTGATCCATGTCCACATACGTGGCACAGTTATTCCGCAGAAAGAGCAGGTTCTGATTGCCCACGGTGTAGTTACAGCCGCTCCGCTTGAACAGGGGGGAGGTGGAGAGTTGCTCGCCGGTCAGGAGGTCATACTTGATCCCTGCCTGGTTGATAAACGAATCATCATAGAGCATCAGTGGCTGCATTCCGATCGGCTTCTCCCAGACAATCTCGCCCGTCGCCGCGTTGATCGCCTGCATCTCTTTCAGCTTGCCCGTATACAGGAACTTGGACTGATACGAGTAGGCAGACCAGTCGTCGTAGGGACGAATCGCCAGTGGGCCGCGACCGGTCATCACCCGATGCCCGTATTGCCGGTCATACTTCCATTTGACTGTACCGTCAGCTGCATCCAGTGCCAGCACGGTCGAAGTAAAGGTCTCGGGAGCCGTGCCACGACGCATCAGGTGGTCAGCCTTGAGCGGCGCGATCGAATCAGTGCAGTAGACCAGTCCTTCACCAATAACGATCGAATGAATGTTGAAGCGTTCGATCGCGGATGTTGACCAGAGCTGTTTGCCAGTTTTCCTGTCAAACGCCACAATCGTTTTCGCATCCCATAAACCCGACTCAATCGCCGGGTGACTGCTGCCTTTAGGCAGGTCATAGCCGACCGCGATCAGAATCAGCGGATCAGAGACTCGCACATCGACCACGCCCGGCTCTCCTTGCAATGCAGGATCGAGCTGGCATGAGAGCGTCTGGACGATCGAGCCGTCCGCCGGGTTCAGAATCACGCATTCGGAGTTCCGGCCGACAATCACTGCATCGGGTAAGGTCGCAAAACGGACAATCGAGGTTCCGGTATCGAAGTTCCACAACAGACGCCCGGTGTATGCGTCGAGGGCCGTCAGCCGTTTCGCCCGGTCATCGAAGGCCACCAGTCGCCCACCGGCCACCTGCGGCTTCACGCCCCGTCCGTAATCCTTGAACTTGTGAAACCCGTGGCCGGGACCGTCGCCATACCAGAGAATCCCCAGCGGCGCCTTGACCAGTTTGTCACGTGAAAAGTAAGACCGGGCTCCATCCGAACATTCGTGCGTCCAGTCGGACGAGCCGGGCAGGGCACCGACCCGCATCAGGAAGACCTTGTCCTGTCGCTGTTTCACGTCCCAATGTTGAGTATCCAGGCCGTCAATCACCTGTTGAATCACCGTCCGATTTTCTTCATTCACCGTCAGGCAGGCCACGCCCCCATAAGGCCTCACCACGTTCAGTCGCTCCTTCGCAGCAATCGCACTCTGCGCGGCGGGACTCTGATCGATGATCAGATCCGCCAGATAATGCGGCAACTGAAAGGTATCAGGATCAGCCTGAATCACCTGAATGTTCCTGCCATACCCGTCGACATTTTGAAATTTATTCCGCAATCGGCTGACCATCGCGGCATCGTCTTCAACGACGATCAGGCGAACATTGGCAACCTGCAGAATCGCCTCGGGCAACGACTCGTGGCCCAGGCCCAGCAGCACTACGTAACCGGGCTTCACGGAATTTGCCACACCCGCTTTAATAGAACTCGCATCCAGATACTCAAAGGCAGCATGAGTCACTTCCTCGGGGATTTTCGGCAGCGGAACATGCGCCAGCTGGTGCCATTTGTGTTTCTGCGATTTTGCCTGAAAACAGTGCAGCTCGCCGTTCAAACAGGAAACAATCAGACGCTGATTGGCGGCGATCAGCGAGCCAACCGTGTCATTCAGTTTTTCCTTCCAGACCAGTTTCGCTGATTTTCCGTCCGCCGCGATCTCCGCAGCAAACAGTGTCGCCCCCACATGCCCATACAGGGTTTTGCCGGCCTTGATGACGGAATGCGTCACCCCTTTGCCCAGCTTCGTATCCAGTTTCCAGAGCAGGGGGGCTTCCCACTTGCCGGGATTGAGCGTCTGCGCCCCCAGCTTTTTCTCGTACTGTCCTTTCTTCGCCTTTGAAAGATCATAGGCGTAGATCACCCCTTTCTCGACGCCGTAACTGATTCCCTCATCATAGGTCGCCCGATAACTGCAACCGGGCATCATCTTGTAGGCATTGAACGGCCCTTCAAAGAGATCCCGCTTGGGTGTGCTCCAGGACTCGGGCGCATTCTTCCCCGCTTCCACCCAGCGGTTGCCGACTTCGCGTCCGTCTGACAGATTCACCACGCCGGAATGCCCGACCAGCAAAACCTCACCCGCTGCGGTCACGCGGGAATCCCCGTTACGATAGCCCTGTACGTAGTAGTACATTTTGCCCGTTTCGGGATCAATGCGGGCCGGCATTGAACGGCCGTTGGGCACGACCAGCATCCCGTCTGCGATCAGGCAATACCCTTGTGGTGAAAGCCCCGCTTCCTGCAGGTAATTATGATCGATGCGGACATTCTTCAGGAACTGAATTCGCTGATTGATCCACTTTCGTTTGCCTGTTTCTATATCGACAGCACTCAGATAGGTTCCCATCGAAGGCCAGATCCCCGCGCCAAAGAAGGCGACACCGTCCTTCACGACCGGTGCACCGCGGACAGGCCAGTAGGAAATCAGACGATCATTGCCCAGATGCCACCTGCGGGGATGCGTCTCGGGGGCCCCGGTGATTTTCCAGCGGAGTTTCCCGTCTGGCAGATTGAGACAGTAGAGGTAGCCGTCGTCCGAACCGAACAGCACGTTGTCTTCCACGACCACCGGTGCGAACCGGATCGGCCCATTAGTCTCATAGCGCCAGAGCACATCCCCTGTGTTTGCATCGAAAGCACTCAAATTGCCATCCAGCGGAGAGCCGAGGAGAATGCGATCGCCGACCGCCACCGGTTCCTGCACCAGGTCATACTGCAGGCGCTCCTCGTTCGGCCAGGCGACCTGGTGCCGTGGCAACTGACGTGTCCAGCTCCGCTTGAGGTCCACGGGCAGGGTTTCAGTGGTGACGGCGGTCCGTTCCGGATTCCCCCGCCACATCGGCCAGTCGGCTGCGGACAGAGTTGAAATACAGAGCATAAACAATACGGCACAGAATGTGCCACGGACAACGGTTTGATATCGAGCGAGCATAAGTTCTTTTCACTGGCAGGAAGTTGGTGGGAGGAATGATTTCAGAGTGCTACATGCGTTTCTAACACCAGTATGTCCAGGATTCCCCGGATAGCGTTACCTGGAACTGCTTCCGACACAAATCAAAGTCATTGTAACCGCAGCCCTCCCCACTATGTCCAACGCGGGGCGATTTTTTGAGAATTTTCCCTGTAAGCTACAGCCGAGAAGGGCTTCACAGACCGCGTTTGGACTGTGAAGCCGTCCCTCAGGTGGGGTTTGGCTTCTTCGGCTTCAAGGTCGAGCTGGGCTTTAGTTGCCCGCCAAGCGGCTTCAGCCTACTTCCTGGCCTCGCGATCGCTCTTCCCGCTACCGCCGTCGAAGCGGTACTTCTTGCCGAGATAGACGACCCGCCACTTGTTGCGGGCGGCATCCCATATCAAACGGTAAGTCAACTAAATAGCTGCGACCATCATTTCTCATGCTACACAACGCGGCCACAAGCACACTTACCCATCAAGCTGCCTCAGGGGCCCTCTGGCTGTATATTAGCTTTGCAGACATACAACTCTCGTCAGGAGTTTCGAGGCTGAATAAGGCGATTCTGAGCAGCCTGGAGCACAGAAAGCGTTACGTTCTATAACAGCCATTGGGAGGCAATTAAAAAGATCAAATTAGGTACACTTTTAAAATGGACTATTCAGGTACAATTCAGGCAAAAACAAAAAGGCCATAAGTGACTGACACTTATGGCCTTATATGCACGCCCGGGTGGATTCGAACCACCGACCTACGGATTAGAAGTCCGTTGCTCTATCCAGCTGAGCTACGGGCGCCTGTGTTTCTCTATGGACCCCATTTCGGGCGAATGAGTTCGCACCGGGGTCGCGGAAGCGGTGCTGGATTCTAACGGGAAAGTGCTTTTCGGCTCAATACTTACAACACACAATGCAGGCCCCGAATTCAAAAAAATCCGGGTTTCCGGCTGCGGATAATCCATTTTGAGCCTCCGGCCAGCAGCACGATCCCTGTTTTCGCCGCGATTCACTCTGCCTGCTGCACCAGTTCGTGAATGCGCTTGATCAGAATATCTTCGGTTCCTTTCGCCCAGCGGCCCGGCTGATTGTAGTAGATCATCGAGAAATCAACCTCGTAACCGCCTTCATCCCGCATCCGCTCTGACGCGACGTAGCCAAACACGTCGTTGGCGTAAGCAGTCACCCAGACGGCATCACTTTTGAGTTCCCGCTTGAGCCGCAACGCGTAGTCCACCACCACTTCGCCTCCCAGGAAGACCATCGTGAACTGCCGACCGAACTTCCAGACCTGCACGGGAGCAGGGTAGCTCGTCGGCAGTTTCCCCTCTTTCTCGAAGTGCTTGAGCATGTTAGCCCCGTGCTGTCTGACCTGCGGCCGCTGATGATCGAGGGCCGTTTCCAGTTCCTGTTTTGAAGGGGGCTCGAAAGGCAGATCCGCCTTGCCATAAGCGGTTTCCAGCGGGGCCGTAATGGGTTGCGTCTCTTGTTTCAGCAGTCGGGCAACTTCCACCGCGATCGCCCGGCCATGACCGATAGCCAGATCTTTCGCTACATCCTTCTTGCCCCGGATCGGGTTCTGATCGGCTCCACAACCGATCGTGCAGACAGCGACAATCTCCCCCTGTTGTTCTTCAATATAACGGGCGGCATAGCCGGCCCAGTCGCCGTTGAGACAATTGTAATCGCTGCCGAACGTGGTGCAGTGACAGGCATAGTTAAATACCAGTCCCCGAAGTCGTCCGTTGCCATCAGTCACCTTCAATACCGGCAGACTGTGGTCGACGGGCCCC
This genomic stretch from Gimesia sp. harbors:
- a CDS encoding TspO/MBR family protein, with protein sequence MTERARWTGLVVFIVICLGAGGLGAIATTPEIEGWYKTIEKPMWNPPDSVFGPVWTTLFVMMAIAAWIVWKPEGLKAARMPLTLFAGQLSLNVAWSWIFFGMHEPSWAFAEIVILWLAIIATTVTFFRCSRAAGWLMVPYLAWVSFASVLNFTIWRLNAG
- a CDS encoding alkaline phosphatase family protein: MRNSYCQFYCLIVVALVCLNTLTVAQAADGQHHVVVISIDGLAAYLVDDPKVPLPTIRRLAREGCIVDGGMKVSDPSVTWPNHTTLVTGMKPGRHGVLANGVLMRGGIGVPVKIDSHRDQSELVKVPTVVDVAHAAGLRTAEVNWPCTRNSKSFDDQFPDVPEALDYTTPRLRTELIEKGLLKDETHTSFRKASIVGLDYVWTEAACHLICERKPHLMLVHLLNNDATHHKRGAQSQEGYTANAYADMCVSRIIDAIDDAGIRDKTTVILVSDHGFTLTPKAIRPNILLRQAGLLKVEGGKLTQAQVHVIPEGGIGLVYCTNPAEAARTSADFKKMFSGQEGVADVLLPDRFEEVGFPHPREYNQVPDAILIAKDGYAVSDSVTGDTLVTTYEEARTSLGSHGFLAKLPKMNAMCILSGAGIRTGIKLPTVDNTVIAPTIAKLLGLKYPDVDGKPLLQAIQTSN
- a CDS encoding anion permease codes for the protein AIVMSSVMSNTATANLLLPIVMGLAVSSVTPVMIGVAFACSLAMPLPISTPPNAIAFGTGELKTIDMLKPGLVIAVVGAMLAFSTGYWWWDIVGLF
- a CDS encoding cold shock domain-containing protein: MTEGTIKRVVDKGFGFIDNGTGTDMFFHMSNLEGIQFDDLQEGQRVEYTEGQGPKGPRAENVRAI
- a CDS encoding PQQ-binding-like beta-propeller repeat protein, producing the protein MLARYQTVVRGTFCAVLFMLCISTLSAADWPMWRGNPERTAVTTETLPVDLKRSWTRQLPRHQVAWPNEERLQYDLVQEPVAVGDRILLGSPLDGNLSAFDANTGDVLWRYETNGPIRFAPVVVEDNVLFGSDDGYLYCLNLPDGKLRWKITGAPETHPRRWHLGNDRLISYWPVRGAPVVKDGVAFFGAGIWPSMGTYLSAVDIETGKRKWINQRIQFLKNVRIDHNYLQEAGLSPQGYCLIADGMLVVPNGRSMPARIDPETGKMYYYVQGYRNGDSRVTAAGEVLLVGHSGVVNLSDGREVGNRWVEAGKNAPESWSTPKRDLFEGPFNAYKMMPGCSYRATYDEGISYGVEKGVIYAYDLSKAKKGQYEKKLGAQTLNPGKWEAPLLWKLDTKLGKGVTHSVIKAGKTLYGHVGATLFAAEIAADGKSAKLVWKEKLNDTVGSLIAANQRLIVSCLNGELHCFQAKSQKHKWHQLAHVPLPKIPEEVTHAAFEYLDASSIKAGVANSVKPGYVVLLGLGHESLPEAILQVANVRLIVVEDDAAMVSRLRNKFQNVDGYGRNIQVIQADPDTFQLPHYLADLIIDQSPAAQSAIAAKERLNVVRPYGGVACLTVNEENRTVIQQVIDGLDTQHWDVKQRQDKVFLMRVGALPGSSDWTHECSDGARSYFSRDKLVKAPLGILWYGDGPGHGFHKFKDYGRGVKPQVAGGRLVAFDDRAKRLTALDAYTGRLLWNFDTGTSIVRFATLPDAVIVGRNSECVILNPADGSIVQTLSCQLDPALQGEPGVVDVRVSDPLILIAVGYDLPKGSSHPAIESGLWDAKTIVAFDRKTGKQLWSTSAIERFNIHSIVIGEGLVYCTDSIAPLKADHLMRRGTAPETFTSTVLALDAADGTVKWKYDRQYGHRVMTGRGPLAIRPYDDWSAYSYQSKFLYTGKLKEMQAINAATGEIVWEKPIGMQPLMLYDDSFINQAGIKYDLLTGEQLSTSPLFKRSGCNYTVGNQNLLFLRNNCATYVDMDQNKEFSLRNLRSGCSNSLVAADGLLSVPCFSTGCICNYPLQTSFAMVHQPEVSQWTTDDPIDVKALRDEQTSLTPPISLKPAK
- a CDS encoding neutral/alkaline non-lysosomal ceramidase N-terminal domain-containing protein; amino-acid sequence: MVACGLKFLSVVLCVCCLSGGTLRAADAGYAYGFAKTEITPEVPLRLSGYGNRDTVYENVDEPLYVRAIAIRSPEKKVCALVSLDSIGFAGTFTDRIAKTVKEKYGLDRDQLVICSTHSHTAPHPVEGLSNIFSTPLTEAQRNASQKYWTQVEARIVKTVGTAIEDLKPGTMALVTGEVGFAQNRRVLKNGKWTGFGVNPEGPVDHSLPVLKVTDGNGRLRGLVFNYACHCTTFGSDYNCLNGDWAGYAARYIEEQQGEIVAVCTIGCGADQNPIRGKKDVAKDLAIGHGRAIAVEVARLLKQETQPITAPLETAYGKADLPFEPPSKQELETALDHQRPQVRQHGANMLKHFEKEGKLPTSYPAPVQVWKFGRQFTMVFLGGEVVVDYALRLKRELKSDAVWVTAYANDVFGYVASERMRDEGGYEVDFSMIYYNQPGRWAKGTEDILIKRIHELVQQAE